A single region of the Prevotella sp. HUN102 genome encodes:
- a CDS encoding DUF349 domain-containing protein: MMDSQEIALNQGTEEVKQQENAAEQQVNETAPVAEVQATEEVAEENASENAAVQQAEEKNDAAMKTYNSKKEIVARIKELSASEETPEKAEVEYLKTTFYKFHFAEREAQQKAYLEAGGDPEQYQVFPDEDEEVFKAEMSVIKEKRQKAFLEQETLKLENLKKKEAIIEKIKAMATTPEEANKSFQDFKALQQEWKTIKMVPAEKNNELWRNYQLYVEQFYDLLNLNREAREYDFKKNLEKKTQICEAAEKLADEDDVISAFHQLQELHQEFRETGPVEKELREQVWARFKAASTVINKRHQQHFEELRAKEEDNLVKKTELCEKVEEIAKQEIKGSSDWEKFTKEIIEIQAEWKTIGFAPQKMNVKIFERFRAACDDFFSRKGEFFKNLKAQFSENAVKKQALVEKAQALADSTDWKATSDKLIALQKEWKTIGMVPKKQGDQLWNDFLAACNKFFEARNAVHAGARNEEQENLKKKNEIIDQLKQLAETAKDNIQEEVHKLTEEYNKVGHVPFKEKDKVYKAYHEILDKLYKELHINASRRRIDNFKNNLKKVASRGENALDNERGRLMRRIEQLKQEINTYENNLGFLNISSKKGNSLIDEMNRRIQKLKDDMEEIKQKVRVIDAENKD, from the coding sequence ATGATGGACTCTCAAGAGATTGCCCTCAACCAAGGGACAGAAGAAGTGAAGCAGCAGGAAAATGCTGCCGAACAGCAAGTAAACGAAACTGCACCAGTGGCAGAAGTGCAGGCAACTGAAGAAGTTGCAGAAGAGAATGCCAGTGAGAATGCAGCTGTTCAGCAGGCTGAAGAGAAGAATGATGCTGCAATGAAGACCTACAACTCCAAGAAAGAGATTGTAGCGCGCATCAAGGAACTCTCTGCCAGCGAGGAAACTCCCGAAAAGGCTGAAGTAGAATACTTGAAAACAACATTCTATAAGTTCCACTTTGCTGAGCGCGAAGCGCAGCAGAAGGCTTATTTGGAGGCTGGCGGCGATCCGGAGCAGTATCAGGTGTTTCCCGATGAGGACGAGGAAGTCTTCAAGGCGGAGATGTCCGTCATTAAGGAAAAGCGTCAGAAGGCTTTCCTCGAACAGGAGACCTTGAAGCTGGAGAACCTTAAAAAGAAGGAAGCCATCATTGAAAAGATAAAGGCAATGGCCACGACTCCTGAAGAAGCAAACAAGAGCTTTCAGGATTTCAAGGCTCTTCAGCAGGAATGGAAGACCATAAAGATGGTTCCGGCTGAGAAGAACAACGAGCTTTGGCGCAACTATCAATTATATGTAGAGCAGTTCTACGACCTGTTGAACCTCAATCGCGAAGCCCGCGAATACGATTTTAAGAAGAATCTTGAGAAGAAGACGCAGATTTGTGAGGCTGCTGAAAAGTTGGCAGACGAAGACGACGTTATCAGCGCGTTCCATCAGTTGCAGGAACTGCATCAGGAGTTTCGCGAAACAGGTCCTGTTGAGAAGGAACTTCGCGAACAGGTGTGGGCACGTTTCAAGGCAGCGAGCACCGTTATCAACAAGCGTCATCAGCAGCATTTTGAAGAACTGCGTGCAAAGGAAGAAGACAATCTCGTAAAGAAGACAGAACTTTGCGAAAAGGTCGAGGAGATTGCAAAGCAAGAAATCAAAGGGTCTTCGGATTGGGAGAAGTTTACAAAAGAAATTATAGAAATTCAGGCTGAATGGAAGACCATAGGTTTTGCTCCACAGAAGATGAACGTGAAGATCTTTGAGCGTTTCCGTGCTGCCTGCGACGACTTCTTCAGCCGAAAAGGAGAGTTTTTCAAGAACTTGAAAGCGCAATTCTCTGAGAATGCGGTAAAGAAACAGGCTTTGGTTGAAAAGGCACAGGCACTGGCTGATTCGACAGACTGGAAAGCTACGTCCGACAAACTCATTGCCTTGCAGAAGGAATGGAAAACCATCGGTATGGTGCCGAAGAAACAGGGCGACCAGCTTTGGAACGATTTCCTCGCTGCCTGCAACAAATTCTTCGAAGCCCGAAATGCCGTTCACGCAGGTGCAAGAAACGAGGAACAGGAAAATCTCAAGAAAAAGAACGAGATTATCGACCAGTTGAAGCAGTTGGCAGAAACTGCCAAAGACAATATACAGGAAGAAGTTCATAAACTCACGGAGGAATATAATAAGGTGGGACACGTTCCTTTCAAGGAAAAGGACAAGGTGTACAAGGCTTATCACGAAATTCTCGACAAACTGTATAAGGAACTCCACATAAACGCATCACGCCGTCGCATTGACAACTTCAAGAATAATCTCAAGAAGGTGGCAAGCCGTGGCGAAAATGCACTCGACAACGAGCGTGGACGATTGATGCGTCGCATTGAACAGTTGAAACAGGAAATCAATACCTATGAGAACAACCTCGGTTTCCTCAACATCAGCAGCAAGAAAGGCAACAGCCTGATTGACGAAATGAACCGCCGTATCCAGAAACTGAAGGATGATATGGAGGAAATCAAGCAGAAGGTAAGAGTTATCGACGCTGAAAACAAGGATTAA
- a CDS encoding anaerobic C4-dicarboxylate transporter — MTITMIIQLLVVLIALWVGSRYGSLALGAISGIGLALLVFGFGLKPGTPPTDVIYIIIAAVTCAGILQASGGMDWLIQIAERLLRKHPDRITFLAPICTFFLTVLVGTGHVVYTLMPIICDIAIKKGIRPARPCGVASIASQVGITCSPIAAAVVAFVTISAANGFDITIPKVLMVSIPACLCGLIAAAAASYHRGLDLDKDPEFQKKLQDPAQYEYIYGGSATTLDKEINPNAKRAVYIFFGALCVIVLFAVFQNLLPSYTEIQVVDGGPESITLPGGVTETAQQLAKAGVVMAGVTEQVTKHQKMNLVIQIIMISAAALMIIFCKASPKKAVGGAVWQSGMVAVVAIYGIAWLADTYFSNYMNEMQTMLGDMVAAYPWTIAIAFFLVSVLINSQGAVVVAMLPLAYTLDIPGYILLGVLPSVYGYFFIPNYPSDIATVNFDRTGTTVIGKYLLNHSFMMPGLVSVLVSTLVAYMLSAFYHGVLGIY; from the coding sequence ATGACTATTACAATGATTATCCAGCTATTAGTAGTGCTGATAGCTTTATGGGTAGGCTCGCGTTATGGAAGCCTTGCGCTCGGTGCAATTTCAGGTATCGGACTTGCGTTGCTCGTATTCGGGTTTGGGCTTAAGCCGGGAACGCCTCCTACCGACGTTATCTACATCATCATCGCTGCCGTTACTTGTGCAGGCATCTTGCAGGCTTCGGGAGGAATGGACTGGCTGATTCAGATTGCCGAACGCCTGCTGAGAAAGCATCCCGACCGTATCACTTTTCTTGCTCCCATCTGTACGTTTTTCCTTACCGTGCTTGTGGGTACCGGACACGTGGTCTACACGCTGATGCCTATCATTTGCGACATCGCCATCAAGAAGGGAATCCGTCCTGCACGTCCTTGTGGCGTAGCCAGTATTGCATCGCAGGTGGGCATTACCTGCTCTCCAATCGCCGCTGCCGTAGTGGCTTTCGTTACTATTTCGGCAGCAAATGGTTTCGACATTACCATTCCGAAAGTGCTGATGGTTTCCATTCCGGCCTGTCTCTGTGGCCTTATCGCTGCCGCGGCAGCGTCCTATCACCGTGGTTTGGACTTGGATAAAGACCCTGAATTTCAGAAGAAACTTCAGGATCCGGCACAATATGAGTATATTTATGGTGGTTCTGCCACCACACTCGACAAGGAAATAAATCCGAATGCCAAGCGCGCAGTCTACATTTTCTTTGGAGCTTTGTGCGTTATCGTGCTCTTTGCCGTATTCCAGAACCTGCTTCCCAGTTACACGGAGATACAAGTGGTAGACGGTGGACCTGAAAGCATTACGCTTCCCGGTGGCGTAACCGAGACTGCACAGCAATTGGCAAAGGCAGGTGTTGTTATGGCAGGCGTAACCGAACAGGTAACGAAACACCAGAAGATGAATCTTGTCATTCAGATCATTATGATTTCCGCCGCAGCATTGATGATTATCTTCTGCAAGGCTTCGCCGAAAAAGGCTGTCGGAGGTGCAGTTTGGCAGAGTGGAATGGTGGCTGTGGTGGCAATCTACGGCATCGCTTGGCTCGCCGACACTTATTTCAGCAATTATATGAACGAAATGCAGACGATGCTGGGCGATATGGTGGCAGCCTATCCGTGGACAATTGCGATAGCTTTCTTCCTTGTTTCGGTGCTTATCAACTCTCAGGGGGCGGTGGTCGTTGCGATGTTGCCGTTGGCTTACACGCTCGATATTCCCGGATATATTCTTCTCGGCGTGCTCCCGAGCGTCTACGGCTACTTCTTCATCCCGAATTATCCGTCTGATATTGCGACTGTGAACTTCGACCGGACAGGTACAACGGTTATCGGCAAATACTTGTTGAACCACAGTTTTATGATGCCGGGGCTTGTTTCCGTGCTCGTCAGCACGCTTGTGGCCTATATGCTGTCTGCCTTTTACCACGGAGTATTGGGGATTTACTAA
- a CDS encoding alpha/beta hydrolase, which produces MTMTTSAQNERQTAMPKPAKLELTEQWDKVFPQSNKVNHEKVTFVNRYGITLVADMYTPKNATGKLAAIAVSGPFGAVKEQSSGLYAQTLAERGFLTIAFDPSFTGESSGEPRNVASPDINTEDFSAAVDFLSAQNNVDAERIGILGVCGWGGIALNAAAMDTRIKATVASTMYDMTRVMANGYNDADDNSTARRKMLQGLNEQRNKDYRQGYYDRAGGCLRLEELTDATPQFVKDYTMYYETKRGFHSRSVNSVGGWNKTSALSFINLPFMQRIGEIQSAVLIMHGEKAHSLYFGKTAYSKLTGSNKDLLIIPGANHTDLYDGGTNNYIPFDRLAKFYRDNLK; this is translated from the coding sequence ATGACTATGACAACGAGTGCGCAGAACGAGAGACAGACGGCTATGCCAAAGCCGGCAAAGCTGGAGCTGACAGAGCAATGGGACAAGGTGTTTCCACAGAGCAACAAGGTGAATCACGAAAAGGTTACTTTCGTAAACCGATATGGTATCACGTTGGTTGCCGATATGTACACACCGAAGAATGCTACCGGCAAATTGGCTGCAATAGCAGTAAGCGGTCCTTTCGGTGCAGTGAAGGAGCAAAGTTCGGGACTTTACGCCCAGACTTTGGCGGAACGTGGTTTCCTTACTATTGCTTTCGATCCATCGTTTACCGGAGAAAGTTCTGGCGAACCTCGTAATGTGGCATCTCCCGACATCAATACGGAGGATTTCTCGGCAGCAGTAGACTTCCTTTCAGCACAGAACAATGTAGATGCTGAGCGTATCGGCATCCTTGGTGTCTGTGGTTGGGGAGGCATTGCGCTGAACGCAGCTGCGATGGACACCCGCATTAAGGCAACAGTAGCATCGACTATGTATGATATGACTCGCGTGATGGCAAACGGATACAACGATGCTGACGACAACAGCACAGCACGGCGCAAGATGCTTCAAGGACTGAACGAACAGCGCAACAAGGATTATCGGCAAGGATATTACGACCGTGCCGGAGGATGTCTGAGACTGGAAGAACTGACAGACGCAACACCACAGTTTGTAAAGGACTATACGATGTACTATGAGACCAAGCGTGGTTTCCATTCCCGTTCAGTTAATTCGGTGGGAGGTTGGAACAAGACTTCTGCACTCTCATTCATCAATCTGCCTTTTATGCAGCGCATTGGCGAGATACAATCGGCAGTACTCATTATGCACGGCGAAAAAGCACACAGTCTTTACTTCGGAAAGACGGCTTACAGTAAACTCACGGGCAGCAACAAGGATTTGCTCATAATTCCCGGTGCCAATCATACTGACCTCTATGACGGAGGAACAAACAACTACATTCCTTTTGACAGGCTCGCAAAGTTCTATCGTGATAATTTGAAGTAA
- a CDS encoding aldose 1-epimerase family protein, with protein sequence MEQIANDFLTIKVSEIGAELTSIKDENGKEYLWQGNPKYWTRHSPILFPIVGAVWNDTFHIDGKEYESKRHGFARDTAFRLIKKDSNKLTFSMHDTEETYKKFPFRFILGVTYRLERNKIHVVWHVQNTDDKDIHFQIGGHPAFNLPDITEGEPIHGYLKMDAENLKRTELTHEGYRKPSRKDMETDEGILEFTEETFRNDALIFDNCQLHDVQLLNRRGEPEVSVHFNTPAVGIWTPYGKNAPFLCIEPWYGIADATDYTGEFKDRHLMNHLLPGASFMSEYIIQIR encoded by the coding sequence ATGGAACAAATAGCAAATGACTTCCTGACCATTAAAGTTTCGGAAATTGGAGCTGAACTGACAAGCATTAAGGACGAAAACGGAAAAGAATACCTATGGCAGGGCAATCCGAAGTATTGGACTCGCCATTCCCCTATCCTCTTCCCCATCGTCGGGGCAGTCTGGAACGATACTTTCCACATAGACGGCAAAGAATATGAATCCAAACGGCACGGTTTTGCGCGCGACACAGCATTCCGTCTCATCAAAAAGGACAGCAACAAACTCACGTTCAGTATGCACGACACGGAAGAAACCTACAAAAAGTTTCCCTTCCGCTTCATTCTCGGCGTTACTTACAGACTGGAACGCAACAAAATCCACGTGGTATGGCACGTTCAGAACACGGACGACAAGGATATCCACTTCCAGATTGGCGGGCATCCGGCGTTCAACCTCCCCGACATTACAGAAGGAGAGCCCATTCACGGCTACTTGAAAATGGACGCAGAAAACCTTAAACGCACGGAACTCACGCACGAAGGCTACCGGAAACCATCGCGCAAGGATATGGAAACCGATGAAGGCATACTGGAATTTACCGAAGAAACTTTCAGGAACGATGCGCTGATTTTCGATAATTGCCAGTTGCACGATGTTCAATTACTAAACAGAAGGGGCGAACCCGAAGTATCGGTTCACTTCAACACACCTGCTGTCGGCATCTGGACTCCCTACGGCAAGAATGCACCTTTCCTATGTATCGAACCGTGGTATGGCATAGCAGACGCAACTGACTACACGGGCGAATTCAAAGACCGCCATCTTATGAACCATCTGCTGCCCGGTGCCAGCTTTATGAGCGAATACATTATTCAGATAAGATAA
- a CDS encoding AraC family transcriptional regulator has translation MEDLLIINNANDYANDIGAPVFHPYVSVVHYDEVGKIRHSLCRFNVYGIFIQQNFPADLTYGVGKYATDENALLAYAPGQMGGKADDGTEEQYSGWVLLFDPEFIYGSDFERNLNNYHFFSYNTNEALKLTEGEMSTIDGIMNVIRQELIDGKPHADRIVQDYILLLADFCNRFYDRQFQHFTNNTNDILARFQSVLLQYYEQGMQYKDGIPSVKYCADKLYMSASYFGDVVRKALGESPIRYIRRFIIERSKMLLASGKTITETAYDMGFEYPQHLTRIFKKETGVLPSKFLETLKFGKR, from the coding sequence ATGGAAGATTTACTCATTATCAACAACGCCAACGACTACGCCAACGATATTGGTGCACCTGTATTTCATCCCTATGTGTCCGTTGTCCATTATGACGAGGTGGGAAAAATCCGTCATTCGCTTTGCCGGTTTAATGTATATGGTATTTTCATTCAGCAGAACTTTCCTGCCGACCTCACATACGGAGTTGGCAAATATGCCACCGATGAAAATGCACTTCTTGCCTATGCTCCGGGACAAATGGGAGGCAAGGCTGATGACGGCACAGAGGAACAATACTCCGGCTGGGTGCTGCTGTTCGACCCAGAATTTATATATGGCAGCGACTTCGAGCGAAACTTAAACAACTATCACTTCTTCTCTTACAATACCAACGAAGCCCTGAAGCTGACAGAGGGGGAAATGAGCACTATCGACGGCATTATGAATGTTATCAGGCAAGAACTGATAGACGGAAAACCTCACGCCGACCGTATTGTTCAGGACTATATTCTTTTGCTTGCCGATTTCTGCAATCGCTTCTACGACCGTCAGTTTCAGCATTTTACCAATAATACGAACGATATCCTTGCTCGGTTTCAGAGCGTGCTTCTGCAATACTATGAGCAGGGAATGCAATACAAAGACGGTATTCCCAGCGTGAAATATTGTGCCGACAAGCTCTATATGTCTGCCAGTTATTTTGGCGATGTCGTTCGCAAGGCGTTAGGCGAAAGCCCCATTCGCTATATCCGTCGTTTCATTATAGAGCGTTCCAAGATGCTTTTAGCCTCTGGAAAGACGATTACAGAAACTGCATACGATATGGGGTTTGAATATCCGCAGCACCTTACACGCATTTTCAAGAAAGAGACAGGTGTGCTTCCCTCAAAATTCCTTGAAACTCTGAAATTTGGAAAAAGATGA
- the mnmA gene encoding tRNA 2-thiouridine(34) synthase MnmA — translation MNYEELKDKRIAVLLSGGVDSSVVVYEFAQLGLKPDCFYIKIGPEEKEEWDCSSEEDLEMATSVARRFGCKLEVIDCHQEYWNQVTKYTMDKVKAGFTPNPDVMCNRLIKFGAFDEKRGHDYDLIATGHYAQTKWIDGRKWLCTSPDPVKDQTDFLAQIYDWQLKKAIFPIGHYEKNEVREIAERETLINARRKDSQGICFLGNIDYNEYVRRYLGEQPGDVIELETGKKIGSHKGLWFHTIGQRKGLGFGGGPWFVVKKDVENNVLFVSHGYDPETAYKKDFKVHDLHWLTEKPQSPLVSNSDDGRNAVAGNHLTEEPLPIADNWIPITFKIRHTPEFHKGYLEFVPNAVTSSSESESVAQVCPEEPNSTKFAGTSCAIVHSLSKIHGVAPGQFCVIYDEEHNRCFGSAEITV, via the coding sequence ATGAATTACGAAGAATTGAAAGACAAACGCATAGCAGTATTGCTTTCAGGCGGTGTAGACAGCTCGGTGGTTGTCTACGAATTTGCACAGCTTGGACTGAAACCAGACTGCTTCTACATAAAAATCGGACCCGAGGAAAAGGAAGAATGGGATTGCAGCTCCGAAGAAGATCTGGAGATGGCAACCTCCGTCGCACGTCGTTTCGGGTGCAAGCTCGAGGTGATAGACTGTCATCAGGAGTATTGGAATCAGGTAACGAAGTACACGATGGACAAAGTGAAGGCCGGTTTTACGCCCAATCCCGACGTAATGTGCAATCGTCTGATAAAATTCGGTGCTTTCGATGAAAAGCGAGGACACGATTACGACCTCATCGCAACAGGACATTATGCGCAGACCAAATGGATAGATGGCAGGAAATGGCTCTGCACCAGTCCTGATCCGGTAAAAGACCAGACCGACTTCCTCGCACAGATATACGATTGGCAGTTGAAGAAGGCCATCTTCCCAATCGGCCATTATGAGAAGAATGAGGTGCGCGAGATTGCTGAACGAGAGACACTCATCAACGCCCGACGAAAGGATTCACAGGGAATATGCTTCCTTGGCAATATAGACTATAATGAATATGTGCGCCGTTATTTGGGCGAGCAGCCCGGCGATGTGATAGAACTGGAGACAGGGAAGAAGATTGGCAGCCACAAGGGGCTGTGGTTCCACACCATCGGACAGCGGAAAGGCTTGGGATTTGGTGGTGGTCCGTGGTTCGTAGTGAAGAAAGACGTTGAAAACAACGTGCTTTTCGTGAGCCACGGCTATGATCCTGAAACGGCATACAAGAAAGACTTCAAGGTACACGACCTGCATTGGCTGACGGAAAAGCCCCAATCGCCACTCGTATCAAACTCCGATGATGGACGGAATGCCGTAGCTGGCAACCACTTAACCGAAGAGCCTCTGCCGATTGCCGATAACTGGATTCCGATTACATTCAAAATCAGGCACACGCCCGAGTTCCATAAAGGCTATCTGGAGTTTGTTCCGAATGCGGTAACTTCTTCTTCGGAGTCTGAAAGTGTTGCACAAGTCTGCCCGGAAGAACCGAATAGCACAAAGTTTGCAGGCACTTCCTGTGCCATCGTCCATTCGCTCAGCAAGATTCACGGCGTGGCTCCGGGACAGTTCTGCGTAATCTACGATGAGGAGCACAACCGCTGTTTCGGTTCGGCGGAGATTACGGTGTAG
- a CDS encoding porin, producing MRLKTVLALMMLGSVVATAQESKPINITFEARGDYQHTTLDGKKIADETGFKGNVVNVILKGDLAPKFSYAFRHRFNGINKDYNFFNATDWLYLKYKPTDKLSLIAGKYIVLVAGWELIPAPIDCYFLSDFCYNFPCYQWGLVGEYTPNAGKDVFSAQICQSPYQKTYEGLTGNKEDMYAFNLMWQGRHGIYEGLWSVNLSEYAPGKYINYISLGSKFYLGDKVQVELDLMNRAASHQTFIGKDCSVIGQVSYQPTEKLNVYAKASYEVNQSGTAADYAVQDGTELTRVGAGVEYYPLKDKRLRVHGNYSYAFGKNTNSNGVVQDKLSCVDVGVTWKVKVL from the coding sequence ATGAGACTGAAAACTGTATTGGCACTGATGATGCTTGGTTCTGTTGTGGCTACGGCTCAAGAGAGTAAGCCTATTAACATCACTTTCGAGGCAAGGGGCGACTATCAGCACACAACGCTCGATGGAAAAAAGATTGCAGATGAGACAGGATTCAAGGGAAACGTGGTAAACGTAATCCTGAAAGGCGACCTTGCACCGAAATTCTCGTATGCTTTCCGACACAGATTCAACGGTATCAATAAGGATTACAATTTCTTCAATGCTACGGACTGGCTGTATCTGAAATACAAACCAACGGATAAACTTTCGTTGATCGCAGGTAAGTACATCGTCTTGGTAGCAGGATGGGAGCTGATACCTGCACCGATAGACTGCTATTTCCTCTCAGATTTCTGCTATAACTTCCCTTGTTATCAGTGGGGATTGGTAGGAGAGTACACGCCTAACGCGGGAAAGGATGTGTTCAGCGCACAGATTTGCCAGAGTCCATATCAGAAGACTTACGAAGGACTGACAGGCAATAAGGAAGATATGTATGCTTTCAACCTGATGTGGCAGGGAAGGCACGGAATATACGAAGGTCTGTGGTCTGTTAATCTGTCGGAATACGCACCGGGAAAATACATCAACTACATCTCCTTGGGCAGCAAGTTCTATCTTGGCGACAAGGTTCAGGTGGAGTTAGACCTTATGAACCGTGCTGCTTCGCATCAGACTTTCATCGGCAAGGACTGTTCGGTAATCGGGCAAGTGTCATATCAGCCTACGGAGAAGTTAAATGTCTATGCAAAGGCCAGTTACGAAGTGAACCAGTCCGGTACAGCTGCTGACTATGCAGTACAGGATGGAACGGAACTGACACGTGTAGGTGCCGGCGTTGAGTATTATCCATTGAAGGATAAGCGTCTCCGAGTACACGGAAATTACAGTTACGCTTTCGGAAAGAACACCAATTCTAACGGAGTTGTGCAAGACAAGCTCTCTTGTGTAGACGTAGGTGTAACGTGGAAAGTCAAAGTGCTCTAA
- a CDS encoding DoxX family protein — protein sequence MKVLGYLFPSLKEESKFSAALLLGRLVFGLTFASHGLSKLQNFDATVAAFQDPIGLGNELSVVLVIFGELVCGIALALGFLTRLAVIPMIFSMFVAFFVAHQGSFATGGELAFIYLIIFIGYLIAGPGRISVDGLIGNRLSKN from the coding sequence ATGAAAGTATTAGGATATTTATTCCCCTCATTAAAAGAAGAATCAAAGTTTTCGGCAGCCCTCCTTTTGGGGCGTTTGGTATTTGGATTGACATTTGCCAGCCACGGTTTGAGCAAGTTGCAGAACTTCGATGCCACGGTAGCAGCCTTTCAGGACCCGATAGGTTTGGGCAATGAGCTGTCGGTGGTATTGGTTATCTTCGGCGAATTGGTTTGCGGCATAGCCTTGGCATTGGGATTCCTCACGCGTCTGGCAGTCATCCCGATGATATTCTCAATGTTTGTGGCTTTCTTCGTGGCTCATCAGGGATCGTTTGCAACGGGAGGCGAGTTGGCATTCATCTATCTCATTATCTTCATCGGCTATCTCATTGCAGGGCCGGGTAGGATTTCTGTCGATGGACTGATTGGAAACAGGTTAAGCAAGAACTGA
- a CDS encoding YitT family protein, producing the protein MSRETKKQTLREVTNFVFIFIAMALASMGWCAFLLPHKIPIGGIAGFSSVIFWSAGIPVHYTYLALNGMLLVAALKVLGWRFCVRTIFSVAIFTVLTPIFQNIFANSPLFPDQPFLACIIGGVLLGIGTGVALQYNASTGGSDVVASMINKNHDVSLGKVILACDLIIITSGYLVLKDWENIIYGYIVLFVMTSVVDYVINGMRGSVQFFVVSDKWEELGNAINNDVRRGCTLIDARGFYTGKEVGMLFILARRTEARNIFRVIDEIDPEAFVSQSAVNGVYGIGFDRMKVGKRKKMAEIGAEVNENQ; encoded by the coding sequence ATGAGTAGAGAAACAAAAAAGCAGACTTTACGAGAGGTAACTAACTTTGTATTCATTTTTATTGCGATGGCATTGGCAAGTATGGGATGGTGCGCCTTCCTCTTGCCTCACAAGATTCCGATTGGTGGAATTGCCGGATTTTCCTCCGTAATCTTTTGGAGTGCCGGAATCCCGGTGCATTACACATATCTTGCTCTGAATGGAATGCTCTTGGTGGCTGCACTGAAGGTTTTGGGCTGGCGGTTCTGCGTCAGAACCATTTTTTCTGTGGCTATTTTCACTGTACTTACTCCCATTTTCCAAAACATATTTGCAAACTCTCCCCTCTTTCCCGACCAACCATTCCTTGCGTGTATCATCGGTGGAGTGCTGTTGGGCATCGGAACCGGTGTGGCTTTGCAGTACAATGCGAGCACAGGTGGGTCGGACGTGGTGGCATCGATGATAAACAAGAATCACGATGTGTCTTTAGGAAAGGTTATCTTGGCTTGCGACCTGATCATTATCACTTCGGGCTATCTGGTTCTGAAGGACTGGGAAAACATCATCTACGGTTACATCGTGCTGTTTGTAATGACTTCCGTGGTGGATTACGTAATCAATGGTATGCGTGGCTCGGTGCAGTTCTTCGTTGTTTCTGATAAATGGGAAGAACTTGGAAATGCGATTAACAATGATGTACGCCGAGGCTGTACGCTCATCGACGCACGAGGTTTCTACACCGGAAAGGAAGTGGGAATGCTCTTTATCCTTGCCCGTCGCACGGAGGCACGCAATATATTCCGTGTGATAGACGAGATAGATCCCGAAGCCTTTGTTTCGCAGAGTGCCGTAAACGGTGTTTATGGTATCGGATTCGACCGAATGAAGGTGGGAAAGCGCAAAAAGATGGCAGAGATTGGCGCAGAAGTTAATGAAAATCAGTAA
- a CDS encoding YitT family protein, whose protein sequence is MKDGLSFVGKLLCTRKFWIELVIMTLGMFVAALGVYFFLIPSKLIVGSITGLSLVLAKLMPFVSVGTVIFIINAVLLVLSFLLIGNEFGAKTVYTALILGPMIDFLGTIFPMSESIFTVYVAGQAIANPWFDLLCFVVILSASQSILFSINASTGGLDILAKIINKYTGINLGTAVSIAGALICATAFAINPPSLVIIGLIGTWLNGLILSRFMMSMNSKNRVFIISKEHEKIKDYVVNTLRRGVTMHEIIGGYSNEKNMQLEIVLTSEDLGKLMAYLGQNHIDSFCTTDTVSEVYGYWNKSKRSKNIR, encoded by the coding sequence ATGAAAGATGGATTGTCTTTTGTTGGTAAATTGCTGTGTACAAGAAAGTTCTGGATAGAACTGGTAATAATGACACTTGGTATGTTTGTAGCAGCACTTGGTGTTTATTTCTTCTTGATTCCAAGTAAATTAATTGTAGGATCTATTACGGGTCTTTCGCTCGTGTTGGCAAAATTGATGCCTTTCGTGTCTGTCGGAACCGTTATTTTCATTATCAATGCTGTCTTATTGGTGCTCTCGTTCTTGCTTATCGGCAATGAGTTTGGTGCAAAAACCGTATATACAGCGTTGATTCTCGGTCCTATGATTGACTTCCTCGGCACAATTTTCCCTATGTCTGAGTCTATATTTACCGTCTATGTAGCCGGGCAGGCAATCGCCAATCCGTGGTTCGACCTGCTTTGCTTCGTTGTCATTCTGAGTGCTTCGCAGAGCATTCTGTTCAGCATCAACGCTTCTACGGGTGGACTTGACATTTTGGCAAAGATTATCAACAAATATACGGGAATAAATCTTGGTACGGCAGTATCTATTGCCGGTGCGCTCATCTGTGCTACGGCGTTTGCCATCAATCCTCCAAGCCTTGTGATTATCGGTCTTATCGGTACTTGGTTGAACGGTTTGATACTCAGTCGCTTTATGATGAGTATGAATTCAAAGAACCGTGTCTTCATTATTTCAAAAGAACACGAGAAAATTAAGGACTATGTGGTCAATACATTGCGTCGAGGTGTTACTATGCACGAAATCATCGGTGGTTACAGCAATGAGAAAAATATGCAGTTGGAGATTGTATTGACCAGTGAAGACCTTGGAAAACTGATGGCTTATCTGGGTCAGAATCATATTGATTCGTTCTGTACTACTGATACCGTGAGCGAAGTTTATGGTTATTGGAATAAAAGCAAGCGTAGCAAAAATATAAGATAA